In Cyprinus carpio isolate SPL01 chromosome B16, ASM1834038v1, whole genome shotgun sequence, the following are encoded in one genomic region:
- the LOC109105668 gene encoding type II inositol 1,4,5-trisphosphate 5-phosphatase isoform X4 produces the protein MSNTTGLNERAHAADNSGHKKEDERTRGDGVHESQERVKSEVRDDLIRNSQPILANKSQMLGMPQFGLRDNLIKCELLKNEDAYTYIKNYSFFLGTYNVNGQNPKESLSPWLASTATPPDFYLVGFQELDLSKEAFLFNDTPKEPEWMLAVYKGLHPDAKYALVKLVRLVGIMLLFYVKAEHAAHISEMEAETVGTGVMGRMGNKGAVAIRFQFHNSDICVVNSHLAAHTEEFERRNQDFKDICRRIQFRQDDLTLPPLTIMKHNVVLWLGDLNYRISDLEVDHVKDLIAKKDFETLYNHDQLKRQMDEEVVFVGFTEGEIDFQPTYKYDTGSDQWDTSEKCRVPAWCDRILWRGKNIKQLHYQSHMTLKTSDHKPVSSLLEIGIKVVNEESYKRTFEEIVRHIDRMENDCIPSVSLSEREFFFQDVKFMQHQAKTVSVYNDGQVPCQFEFIPKLDEPTYCKPWLTANPAKGFLAQGTSVDIDLEVFVNRSTAPELNSGQQQLEDILVLHLERGKDYFISVTGNYLPSCFGSSLSTLCLLREPIQDMPLETIRELSMKSNSQVSNPETDKPQDIPKEIWMMVDHLFRYAKKQEELFQQPGLRGEFEEIRDCLDTGSLDTLPGSNHSVAEALLLFLDALPDPVIPFSFYPQCLDCCSDSSRCRQIISVLPQCHKNVFNYLMAFLQELLKHSAHNRLDVSILASIFAGLLLRSPTKQDLTEKRKVKEFVQHFLVQTPSDRDIDEKLPE, from the exons ATGTCTAATACGACTGGATTAAATG AAAGAGCACATGCAGCCGACAACAGCGGACATAAGAAAGAGGACGAGCGGACCAGAGGAGACGGCGTGCATGAAAG TCAGGAGAGAGTGAAGAGTGAGGTGAGAGATGACCTGATCCGAAACTCCCAGCCCATCCTGGCAAATAAATCCCAGATGCTCGGCATGCCCCAGTTTGGCCTGCGGGATAACCTCATCAAATGCGAGCTCCTCAAGAACGAGGACGCCTACACCTACATCAAGAACTACAG CTTTTTCTTGGGCACCTACAATGTGAATGGCCAGAATCCAAAGGAAAGTCTCAGTCCATGGCTGGCTTCCACTGCCACTCCTCCAGACTTTTACCTCGTTGG TTTCCaggagctggatctgagtaagGAGGCGTTTCTCTTCAATGACACTCCTAAAGAACCCGAGTGGATGTTAGCCGTCTACAAGGGCCTCCATCCAGATGCCAAGTATGCTTTA GTGAAGCTGGTGCGATTGGTGGGCATCATGCTGTTGTTCTATGTGAAGGCGGAGCATGCGGCACACATCTCTGAGATGGAGGCTGAGACCGTCGGCACAGGGGTCATGGGGCGCATG GGTAATAAAGGTGCAGTAGCGATCCGCTTCCAATTTCACAACTCGGACATCTGTGTGGTGAACTCCCACCTCGCCGCGCACACAGAAGAGTTTGAAAGACGCAATCAGGACTTCAAGGACATTTGTCGCAGGATTCAGTTCAGACAGGATGACCTCACACTACCACCTCTCACCATCATGAAACACAA TGTTGTGTTGTGGCTGGGAGATCTAAACTACCGAATAAGTGACCTTGAAGTTGATCATGTGAAGGACTTGATCGCTAAAAAGGATTTTGAGACTCTGTATAATCACGACCAG CTGAAACGGCAGATGGATGAGGAGGTTGTGTTTGTGGGCTTCACGGAGGGAGAGATTGATTTCCAACCAACATACAAATACGACACCGGCTCAGATCAGTGGGATACAAG TGAGAAGTGCCGAGTTCCAGCATGGTGTGACCGCATCCTGTGGAGGGGAAAGAACATTAAACAGCTTCATTACCAGAGTCACATGACCCTGAAGACCAGTGACCACAAACCCGTCAGCTCTCTGCTAGAGATCGGG ATCAAGGTCGTGAACGAGGAGTCTTATAAACGGACGTTCGAAGAGATTGTGAGGCACATTGACAGAATGGAGAATGATTGTATTCCTTCAGTGTCTCTGTCTGAAAGAGAG TTCTTCTTCCAGGATGTGAAGTTCATGCAGCACCAGGCAAAGACTGTGAGCGTTTATAATGATGGACAGGTGCCGTGTCAGTTTGAGTTCATTCCGAAGCTGGACGAGCCCACCTACTGCAAGCCCTGGTTAACAGCAAACCCTGCTAAAGGCTTCTTGGCTCAAG GTACCAGTGTGGACATCGACCTGGAGGTGTTTGTGAACCGCTCTACAGCCCCAGAGCTGAACTCAGGCCAGCAGCAGCTGGAGGACATCCTGGTTCTGCATCTGGAGAGGGGTAAAGATTACTTCATCTCCGTCACAGGCAACTACCTGCCCAGCTGCTTCGGCTCGTCTCTCAGTACCCTGTGCTTGCTGAGAGAACCCATCCAGGACATGCCCCTAGAGACCATCAGAGAGCTG AGTATGAAGTCGAATAGCCAAGTGAGTAACCCAGAGACTGATAAACCTCAAGACATTCCTAAGGAAATATGGATGATGGTGGACCATCTCTTCCGTTACGCAAAAAAACAG GAAGAGCTCTTTCAACAGCCCGGCCTGCGCGGCGAGTTTGAGGAGATTCGGGATTGTTTGGACACGGGCAGCTTAGACACTCTCC CTGGCAGTAACCACTCAGTGGCCGAAGCCCTGCTCCTGTTCCTCGATGCCCTTCCTGACCCAGTGATTCCCTTCTCCTTCTACCCACAGTGCTTAGACTGCTGCTCAGACAGCAGCCGGTGTAGACAG ATCATTTCTGTGCTACCTCAGTGCCATAAAAACGTTTTTAACTATTTGATGGCCTTTCTTCAAGAGCTGCTGAAGCACTCCGCACACAACCGGCTGGATGTCAGTATTTTAG CCTCGATCTTCGCTGGCCTTTTGCTCAGGTCACCCACAAAGCAAGATCTCACAGAGAAAAGAAAGGTGAAGGAGTTTGTCCAGCATTTCTTGGTCCAGACGCCCTCTGACAGAGATATTGACGAGAAATTACCCGAATAA
- the LOC109105668 gene encoding type II inositol 1,4,5-trisphosphate 5-phosphatase isoform X1, whose amino-acid sequence MDQSVAIQETLAKGEDCTIAVECVSLLNDVRESKLIGLVQQNNEHALFVYSHRRMAITGDDVRLDEIIPISYDFSVVEVSSPDELAVVGADTRVRVTFFEEELELKLPFGSHTRLFLSEVNRAWSDVCEQYPKEEPKFDWLTKYQKLSKGARSLRKSIGATTVKMSRMKKSERAHAADNSGHKKEDERTRGDGVHESQERVKSEVRDDLIRNSQPILANKSQMLGMPQFGLRDNLIKCELLKNEDAYTYIKNYSFFLGTYNVNGQNPKESLSPWLASTATPPDFYLVGFQELDLSKEAFLFNDTPKEPEWMLAVYKGLHPDAKYALVKLVRLVGIMLLFYVKAEHAAHISEMEAETVGTGVMGRMGNKGAVAIRFQFHNSDICVVNSHLAAHTEEFERRNQDFKDICRRIQFRQDDLTLPPLTIMKHNVVLWLGDLNYRISDLEVDHVKDLIAKKDFETLYNHDQLKRQMDEEVVFVGFTEGEIDFQPTYKYDTGSDQWDTSEKCRVPAWCDRILWRGKNIKQLHYQSHMTLKTSDHKPVSSLLEIGIKVVNEESYKRTFEEIVRHIDRMENDCIPSVSLSEREFFFQDVKFMQHQAKTVSVYNDGQVPCQFEFIPKLDEPTYCKPWLTANPAKGFLAQGTSVDIDLEVFVNRSTAPELNSGQQQLEDILVLHLERGKDYFISVTGNYLPSCFGSSLSTLCLLREPIQDMPLETIRELSMKSNSQVSNPETDKPQDIPKEIWMMVDHLFRYAKKQEELFQQPGLRGEFEEIRDCLDTGSLDTLPGSNHSVAEALLLFLDALPDPVIPFSFYPQCLDCCSDSSRCRQIISVLPQCHKNVFNYLMAFLQELLKHSAHNRLDVSILASIFAGLLLRSPTKQDLTEKRKVKEFVQHFLVQTPSDRDIDEKLPE is encoded by the exons ATGGATCAGTCCGTGGCGATTCAAGAGACTTTGGCCAAAGGAGAAGACTGCACCATA GCTGTGGAGTGTGTTTCACTGCTGAATGATGTGAGAGAGAGCAAACTGATCGGACTGGTGCAGCAGAACAACGAACATGC gttatTCGTATACTCCCATCGAAGAATGGCCATCACTGGTGATGATGTCAGACTGGATGAAATCATACCCATTTCTTATGACTTCTCAGTTGTTGAAG TTTCATCTCCAGATGAGCTTGCTGTTGTTG GTGCAGATACTCGGGTACGAGTAACTTTTTTTGAAGAGGAGTTGGAGCTGAAGTTACCCTTTGGTTCTCATACCCGTCTCTTCCTCAGTGAAGTCAATCGGGCATGGAGTG ATGTCTGTGAGCAGTATCCGAAGGAAGAACCAAAATTTGACTGGCTTACTAAATACCAAAAGTTGTCAAAAGGAGCTCGATCACTAAGAAAGTCAATTGGAGCAACGACTGTCAAGATGAGTCGGATGAAGAAATCAG AAAGAGCACATGCAGCCGACAACAGCGGACATAAGAAAGAGGACGAGCGGACCAGAGGAGACGGCGTGCATGAAAG TCAGGAGAGAGTGAAGAGTGAGGTGAGAGATGACCTGATCCGAAACTCCCAGCCCATCCTGGCAAATAAATCCCAGATGCTCGGCATGCCCCAGTTTGGCCTGCGGGATAACCTCATCAAATGCGAGCTCCTCAAGAACGAGGACGCCTACACCTACATCAAGAACTACAG CTTTTTCTTGGGCACCTACAATGTGAATGGCCAGAATCCAAAGGAAAGTCTCAGTCCATGGCTGGCTTCCACTGCCACTCCTCCAGACTTTTACCTCGTTGG TTTCCaggagctggatctgagtaagGAGGCGTTTCTCTTCAATGACACTCCTAAAGAACCCGAGTGGATGTTAGCCGTCTACAAGGGCCTCCATCCAGATGCCAAGTATGCTTTA GTGAAGCTGGTGCGATTGGTGGGCATCATGCTGTTGTTCTATGTGAAGGCGGAGCATGCGGCACACATCTCTGAGATGGAGGCTGAGACCGTCGGCACAGGGGTCATGGGGCGCATG GGTAATAAAGGTGCAGTAGCGATCCGCTTCCAATTTCACAACTCGGACATCTGTGTGGTGAACTCCCACCTCGCCGCGCACACAGAAGAGTTTGAAAGACGCAATCAGGACTTCAAGGACATTTGTCGCAGGATTCAGTTCAGACAGGATGACCTCACACTACCACCTCTCACCATCATGAAACACAA TGTTGTGTTGTGGCTGGGAGATCTAAACTACCGAATAAGTGACCTTGAAGTTGATCATGTGAAGGACTTGATCGCTAAAAAGGATTTTGAGACTCTGTATAATCACGACCAG CTGAAACGGCAGATGGATGAGGAGGTTGTGTTTGTGGGCTTCACGGAGGGAGAGATTGATTTCCAACCAACATACAAATACGACACCGGCTCAGATCAGTGGGATACAAG TGAGAAGTGCCGAGTTCCAGCATGGTGTGACCGCATCCTGTGGAGGGGAAAGAACATTAAACAGCTTCATTACCAGAGTCACATGACCCTGAAGACCAGTGACCACAAACCCGTCAGCTCTCTGCTAGAGATCGGG ATCAAGGTCGTGAACGAGGAGTCTTATAAACGGACGTTCGAAGAGATTGTGAGGCACATTGACAGAATGGAGAATGATTGTATTCCTTCAGTGTCTCTGTCTGAAAGAGAG TTCTTCTTCCAGGATGTGAAGTTCATGCAGCACCAGGCAAAGACTGTGAGCGTTTATAATGATGGACAGGTGCCGTGTCAGTTTGAGTTCATTCCGAAGCTGGACGAGCCCACCTACTGCAAGCCCTGGTTAACAGCAAACCCTGCTAAAGGCTTCTTGGCTCAAG GTACCAGTGTGGACATCGACCTGGAGGTGTTTGTGAACCGCTCTACAGCCCCAGAGCTGAACTCAGGCCAGCAGCAGCTGGAGGACATCCTGGTTCTGCATCTGGAGAGGGGTAAAGATTACTTCATCTCCGTCACAGGCAACTACCTGCCCAGCTGCTTCGGCTCGTCTCTCAGTACCCTGTGCTTGCTGAGAGAACCCATCCAGGACATGCCCCTAGAGACCATCAGAGAGCTG AGTATGAAGTCGAATAGCCAAGTGAGTAACCCAGAGACTGATAAACCTCAAGACATTCCTAAGGAAATATGGATGATGGTGGACCATCTCTTCCGTTACGCAAAAAAACAG GAAGAGCTCTTTCAACAGCCCGGCCTGCGCGGCGAGTTTGAGGAGATTCGGGATTGTTTGGACACGGGCAGCTTAGACACTCTCC CTGGCAGTAACCACTCAGTGGCCGAAGCCCTGCTCCTGTTCCTCGATGCCCTTCCTGACCCAGTGATTCCCTTCTCCTTCTACCCACAGTGCTTAGACTGCTGCTCAGACAGCAGCCGGTGTAGACAG ATCATTTCTGTGCTACCTCAGTGCCATAAAAACGTTTTTAACTATTTGATGGCCTTTCTTCAAGAGCTGCTGAAGCACTCCGCACACAACCGGCTGGATGTCAGTATTTTAG CCTCGATCTTCGCTGGCCTTTTGCTCAGGTCACCCACAAAGCAAGATCTCACAGAGAAAAGAAAGGTGAAGGAGTTTGTCCAGCATTTCTTGGTCCAGACGCCCTCTGACAGAGATATTGACGAGAAATTACCCGAATAA
- the LOC109105668 gene encoding type II inositol 1,4,5-trisphosphate 5-phosphatase isoform X2, protein MVPLQFHLSYIFCINCKWLFVYSHRRMAITGDDVRLDEIIPISYDFSVVEVSSPDELAVVGADTRVRVTFFEEELELKLPFGSHTRLFLSEVNRAWSDVCEQYPKEEPKFDWLTKYQKLSKGARSLRKSIGATTVKMSRMKKSERAHAADNSGHKKEDERTRGDGVHESQERVKSEVRDDLIRNSQPILANKSQMLGMPQFGLRDNLIKCELLKNEDAYTYIKNYSFFLGTYNVNGQNPKESLSPWLASTATPPDFYLVGFQELDLSKEAFLFNDTPKEPEWMLAVYKGLHPDAKYALVKLVRLVGIMLLFYVKAEHAAHISEMEAETVGTGVMGRMGNKGAVAIRFQFHNSDICVVNSHLAAHTEEFERRNQDFKDICRRIQFRQDDLTLPPLTIMKHNVVLWLGDLNYRISDLEVDHVKDLIAKKDFETLYNHDQLKRQMDEEVVFVGFTEGEIDFQPTYKYDTGSDQWDTSEKCRVPAWCDRILWRGKNIKQLHYQSHMTLKTSDHKPVSSLLEIGIKVVNEESYKRTFEEIVRHIDRMENDCIPSVSLSEREFFFQDVKFMQHQAKTVSVYNDGQVPCQFEFIPKLDEPTYCKPWLTANPAKGFLAQGTSVDIDLEVFVNRSTAPELNSGQQQLEDILVLHLERGKDYFISVTGNYLPSCFGSSLSTLCLLREPIQDMPLETIRELSMKSNSQVSNPETDKPQDIPKEIWMMVDHLFRYAKKQEELFQQPGLRGEFEEIRDCLDTGSLDTLPGSNHSVAEALLLFLDALPDPVIPFSFYPQCLDCCSDSSRCRQIISVLPQCHKNVFNYLMAFLQELLKHSAHNRLDVSILASIFAGLLLRSPTKQDLTEKRKVKEFVQHFLVQTPSDRDIDEKLPE, encoded by the exons ATGGTACCTTTGCAGTTTCATCTCTCCTACATATTCTGCATCAACTGTAAGTG gttatTCGTATACTCCCATCGAAGAATGGCCATCACTGGTGATGATGTCAGACTGGATGAAATCATACCCATTTCTTATGACTTCTCAGTTGTTGAAG TTTCATCTCCAGATGAGCTTGCTGTTGTTG GTGCAGATACTCGGGTACGAGTAACTTTTTTTGAAGAGGAGTTGGAGCTGAAGTTACCCTTTGGTTCTCATACCCGTCTCTTCCTCAGTGAAGTCAATCGGGCATGGAGTG ATGTCTGTGAGCAGTATCCGAAGGAAGAACCAAAATTTGACTGGCTTACTAAATACCAAAAGTTGTCAAAAGGAGCTCGATCACTAAGAAAGTCAATTGGAGCAACGACTGTCAAGATGAGTCGGATGAAGAAATCAG AAAGAGCACATGCAGCCGACAACAGCGGACATAAGAAAGAGGACGAGCGGACCAGAGGAGACGGCGTGCATGAAAG TCAGGAGAGAGTGAAGAGTGAGGTGAGAGATGACCTGATCCGAAACTCCCAGCCCATCCTGGCAAATAAATCCCAGATGCTCGGCATGCCCCAGTTTGGCCTGCGGGATAACCTCATCAAATGCGAGCTCCTCAAGAACGAGGACGCCTACACCTACATCAAGAACTACAG CTTTTTCTTGGGCACCTACAATGTGAATGGCCAGAATCCAAAGGAAAGTCTCAGTCCATGGCTGGCTTCCACTGCCACTCCTCCAGACTTTTACCTCGTTGG TTTCCaggagctggatctgagtaagGAGGCGTTTCTCTTCAATGACACTCCTAAAGAACCCGAGTGGATGTTAGCCGTCTACAAGGGCCTCCATCCAGATGCCAAGTATGCTTTA GTGAAGCTGGTGCGATTGGTGGGCATCATGCTGTTGTTCTATGTGAAGGCGGAGCATGCGGCACACATCTCTGAGATGGAGGCTGAGACCGTCGGCACAGGGGTCATGGGGCGCATG GGTAATAAAGGTGCAGTAGCGATCCGCTTCCAATTTCACAACTCGGACATCTGTGTGGTGAACTCCCACCTCGCCGCGCACACAGAAGAGTTTGAAAGACGCAATCAGGACTTCAAGGACATTTGTCGCAGGATTCAGTTCAGACAGGATGACCTCACACTACCACCTCTCACCATCATGAAACACAA TGTTGTGTTGTGGCTGGGAGATCTAAACTACCGAATAAGTGACCTTGAAGTTGATCATGTGAAGGACTTGATCGCTAAAAAGGATTTTGAGACTCTGTATAATCACGACCAG CTGAAACGGCAGATGGATGAGGAGGTTGTGTTTGTGGGCTTCACGGAGGGAGAGATTGATTTCCAACCAACATACAAATACGACACCGGCTCAGATCAGTGGGATACAAG TGAGAAGTGCCGAGTTCCAGCATGGTGTGACCGCATCCTGTGGAGGGGAAAGAACATTAAACAGCTTCATTACCAGAGTCACATGACCCTGAAGACCAGTGACCACAAACCCGTCAGCTCTCTGCTAGAGATCGGG ATCAAGGTCGTGAACGAGGAGTCTTATAAACGGACGTTCGAAGAGATTGTGAGGCACATTGACAGAATGGAGAATGATTGTATTCCTTCAGTGTCTCTGTCTGAAAGAGAG TTCTTCTTCCAGGATGTGAAGTTCATGCAGCACCAGGCAAAGACTGTGAGCGTTTATAATGATGGACAGGTGCCGTGTCAGTTTGAGTTCATTCCGAAGCTGGACGAGCCCACCTACTGCAAGCCCTGGTTAACAGCAAACCCTGCTAAAGGCTTCTTGGCTCAAG GTACCAGTGTGGACATCGACCTGGAGGTGTTTGTGAACCGCTCTACAGCCCCAGAGCTGAACTCAGGCCAGCAGCAGCTGGAGGACATCCTGGTTCTGCATCTGGAGAGGGGTAAAGATTACTTCATCTCCGTCACAGGCAACTACCTGCCCAGCTGCTTCGGCTCGTCTCTCAGTACCCTGTGCTTGCTGAGAGAACCCATCCAGGACATGCCCCTAGAGACCATCAGAGAGCTG AGTATGAAGTCGAATAGCCAAGTGAGTAACCCAGAGACTGATAAACCTCAAGACATTCCTAAGGAAATATGGATGATGGTGGACCATCTCTTCCGTTACGCAAAAAAACAG GAAGAGCTCTTTCAACAGCCCGGCCTGCGCGGCGAGTTTGAGGAGATTCGGGATTGTTTGGACACGGGCAGCTTAGACACTCTCC CTGGCAGTAACCACTCAGTGGCCGAAGCCCTGCTCCTGTTCCTCGATGCCCTTCCTGACCCAGTGATTCCCTTCTCCTTCTACCCACAGTGCTTAGACTGCTGCTCAGACAGCAGCCGGTGTAGACAG ATCATTTCTGTGCTACCTCAGTGCCATAAAAACGTTTTTAACTATTTGATGGCCTTTCTTCAAGAGCTGCTGAAGCACTCCGCACACAACCGGCTGGATGTCAGTATTTTAG CCTCGATCTTCGCTGGCCTTTTGCTCAGGTCACCCACAAAGCAAGATCTCACAGAGAAAAGAAAGGTGAAGGAGTTTGTCCAGCATTTCTTGGTCCAGACGCCCTCTGACAGAGATATTGACGAGAAATTACCCGAATAA
- the LOC109105668 gene encoding type II inositol 1,4,5-trisphosphate 5-phosphatase isoform X3: protein MAITGDDVRLDEIIPISYDFSVVEVSSPDELAVVGADTRVRVTFFEEELELKLPFGSHTRLFLSEVNRAWSDVCEQYPKEEPKFDWLTKYQKLSKGARSLRKSIGATTVKMSRMKKSERAHAADNSGHKKEDERTRGDGVHESQERVKSEVRDDLIRNSQPILANKSQMLGMPQFGLRDNLIKCELLKNEDAYTYIKNYSFFLGTYNVNGQNPKESLSPWLASTATPPDFYLVGFQELDLSKEAFLFNDTPKEPEWMLAVYKGLHPDAKYALVKLVRLVGIMLLFYVKAEHAAHISEMEAETVGTGVMGRMGNKGAVAIRFQFHNSDICVVNSHLAAHTEEFERRNQDFKDICRRIQFRQDDLTLPPLTIMKHNVVLWLGDLNYRISDLEVDHVKDLIAKKDFETLYNHDQLKRQMDEEVVFVGFTEGEIDFQPTYKYDTGSDQWDTSEKCRVPAWCDRILWRGKNIKQLHYQSHMTLKTSDHKPVSSLLEIGIKVVNEESYKRTFEEIVRHIDRMENDCIPSVSLSEREFFFQDVKFMQHQAKTVSVYNDGQVPCQFEFIPKLDEPTYCKPWLTANPAKGFLAQGTSVDIDLEVFVNRSTAPELNSGQQQLEDILVLHLERGKDYFISVTGNYLPSCFGSSLSTLCLLREPIQDMPLETIRELSMKSNSQVSNPETDKPQDIPKEIWMMVDHLFRYAKKQEELFQQPGLRGEFEEIRDCLDTGSLDTLPGSNHSVAEALLLFLDALPDPVIPFSFYPQCLDCCSDSSRCRQIISVLPQCHKNVFNYLMAFLQELLKHSAHNRLDVSILASIFAGLLLRSPTKQDLTEKRKVKEFVQHFLVQTPSDRDIDEKLPE from the exons ATGGCCATCACTGGTGATGATGTCAGACTGGATGAAATCATACCCATTTCTTATGACTTCTCAGTTGTTGAAG TTTCATCTCCAGATGAGCTTGCTGTTGTTG GTGCAGATACTCGGGTACGAGTAACTTTTTTTGAAGAGGAGTTGGAGCTGAAGTTACCCTTTGGTTCTCATACCCGTCTCTTCCTCAGTGAAGTCAATCGGGCATGGAGTG ATGTCTGTGAGCAGTATCCGAAGGAAGAACCAAAATTTGACTGGCTTACTAAATACCAAAAGTTGTCAAAAGGAGCTCGATCACTAAGAAAGTCAATTGGAGCAACGACTGTCAAGATGAGTCGGATGAAGAAATCAG AAAGAGCACATGCAGCCGACAACAGCGGACATAAGAAAGAGGACGAGCGGACCAGAGGAGACGGCGTGCATGAAAG TCAGGAGAGAGTGAAGAGTGAGGTGAGAGATGACCTGATCCGAAACTCCCAGCCCATCCTGGCAAATAAATCCCAGATGCTCGGCATGCCCCAGTTTGGCCTGCGGGATAACCTCATCAAATGCGAGCTCCTCAAGAACGAGGACGCCTACACCTACATCAAGAACTACAG CTTTTTCTTGGGCACCTACAATGTGAATGGCCAGAATCCAAAGGAAAGTCTCAGTCCATGGCTGGCTTCCACTGCCACTCCTCCAGACTTTTACCTCGTTGG TTTCCaggagctggatctgagtaagGAGGCGTTTCTCTTCAATGACACTCCTAAAGAACCCGAGTGGATGTTAGCCGTCTACAAGGGCCTCCATCCAGATGCCAAGTATGCTTTA GTGAAGCTGGTGCGATTGGTGGGCATCATGCTGTTGTTCTATGTGAAGGCGGAGCATGCGGCACACATCTCTGAGATGGAGGCTGAGACCGTCGGCACAGGGGTCATGGGGCGCATG GGTAATAAAGGTGCAGTAGCGATCCGCTTCCAATTTCACAACTCGGACATCTGTGTGGTGAACTCCCACCTCGCCGCGCACACAGAAGAGTTTGAAAGACGCAATCAGGACTTCAAGGACATTTGTCGCAGGATTCAGTTCAGACAGGATGACCTCACACTACCACCTCTCACCATCATGAAACACAA TGTTGTGTTGTGGCTGGGAGATCTAAACTACCGAATAAGTGACCTTGAAGTTGATCATGTGAAGGACTTGATCGCTAAAAAGGATTTTGAGACTCTGTATAATCACGACCAG CTGAAACGGCAGATGGATGAGGAGGTTGTGTTTGTGGGCTTCACGGAGGGAGAGATTGATTTCCAACCAACATACAAATACGACACCGGCTCAGATCAGTGGGATACAAG TGAGAAGTGCCGAGTTCCAGCATGGTGTGACCGCATCCTGTGGAGGGGAAAGAACATTAAACAGCTTCATTACCAGAGTCACATGACCCTGAAGACCAGTGACCACAAACCCGTCAGCTCTCTGCTAGAGATCGGG ATCAAGGTCGTGAACGAGGAGTCTTATAAACGGACGTTCGAAGAGATTGTGAGGCACATTGACAGAATGGAGAATGATTGTATTCCTTCAGTGTCTCTGTCTGAAAGAGAG TTCTTCTTCCAGGATGTGAAGTTCATGCAGCACCAGGCAAAGACTGTGAGCGTTTATAATGATGGACAGGTGCCGTGTCAGTTTGAGTTCATTCCGAAGCTGGACGAGCCCACCTACTGCAAGCCCTGGTTAACAGCAAACCCTGCTAAAGGCTTCTTGGCTCAAG GTACCAGTGTGGACATCGACCTGGAGGTGTTTGTGAACCGCTCTACAGCCCCAGAGCTGAACTCAGGCCAGCAGCAGCTGGAGGACATCCTGGTTCTGCATCTGGAGAGGGGTAAAGATTACTTCATCTCCGTCACAGGCAACTACCTGCCCAGCTGCTTCGGCTCGTCTCTCAGTACCCTGTGCTTGCTGAGAGAACCCATCCAGGACATGCCCCTAGAGACCATCAGAGAGCTG AGTATGAAGTCGAATAGCCAAGTGAGTAACCCAGAGACTGATAAACCTCAAGACATTCCTAAGGAAATATGGATGATGGTGGACCATCTCTTCCGTTACGCAAAAAAACAG GAAGAGCTCTTTCAACAGCCCGGCCTGCGCGGCGAGTTTGAGGAGATTCGGGATTGTTTGGACACGGGCAGCTTAGACACTCTCC CTGGCAGTAACCACTCAGTGGCCGAAGCCCTGCTCCTGTTCCTCGATGCCCTTCCTGACCCAGTGATTCCCTTCTCCTTCTACCCACAGTGCTTAGACTGCTGCTCAGACAGCAGCCGGTGTAGACAG ATCATTTCTGTGCTACCTCAGTGCCATAAAAACGTTTTTAACTATTTGATGGCCTTTCTTCAAGAGCTGCTGAAGCACTCCGCACACAACCGGCTGGATGTCAGTATTTTAG CCTCGATCTTCGCTGGCCTTTTGCTCAGGTCACCCACAAAGCAAGATCTCACAGAGAAAAGAAAGGTGAAGGAGTTTGTCCAGCATTTCTTGGTCCAGACGCCCTCTGACAGAGATATTGACGAGAAATTACCCGAATAA